From the Eleutherodactylus coqui strain aEleCoq1 chromosome 7, aEleCoq1.hap1, whole genome shotgun sequence genome, one window contains:
- the RWDD4 gene encoding RWD domain-containing protein 4: MAANEDQEMELEALRSIYEGDDCFKELGPTVFQYRVGDVGDLKAFLVEIAWPESYPETAPNISMNAFFNNQICQAVKKGIVNKLQEQVEANLGTSMTYTLFEYAKDNKEELMEHHQPFSNSTTLLGNDSTVESTNTTQSSKKKDKKEQLTKAQKRKLADKTDHKGELPRGWNWVDVIKVSLNYLAIYVEL; encoded by the exons ATGGAGCTAGAAGCTCTTCGCTCTATCTACGAAGGAGATGACTGCTTTAAGGAGCTTGGGCCTACCGTTTTCCAGTATCGG GTCGGTGACGTTGGGGACCTCAAAGCCTTTCTTGTTGAAATAGCGTGGCCAGAATCCTACCCTGAAACTGCACCCAACATATCCATGAATGCGTTTTTTAACAATCAAAT TTGTCAAGCTGTGAAAAAGGGCATCGTAAATAAGTTACAGGAGCAGGTGGAGGCCAACCTCGGTACATCAATGACGTACACTTTATTTGAATATGCCAAAGACAATAAGGAAGAATTAATGGAGCATCATCAACCATTCAGCAACAGTACG accTTATTAGGAAATGACAGCACAGTAGAATCAACAAACACAACTCAATCTAgtaagaaaaaagacaaaaaggagCAGTTGACGAAAGCACAAAAGAGAAAATTGGCGGACAAAACGG ACCACAAGGGAGAACTACCACGTGGATGGAACTGGGTTGATGTCATTAAGGTAAGTCTTAACTACCTAGCGATATATGTTGAATTgtaa